A section of the Castanea sativa cultivar Marrone di Chiusa Pesio chromosome 12, ASM4071231v1 genome encodes:
- the LOC142618716 gene encoding uncharacterized protein LOC142618716, producing the protein MSNNKMKGLLKGLRYISQIFDNEKEPEMEIGFPTDVKHVAHIGWDGPSVHSPSWMNEFKAPPGFSSAPLSHPGDKKEETGIQWVSEDSTRRPARAPNSPARDLPELPRSSRRSASSSSTATGSPSREKTEKTRQSRRSSKSSKESTDATKLNRLPIDPGLSSVSSLESVSPAHSLPDVPKKIRRKKSKDSGGGSTRSSRLKPPAPETYQSPFSDPGPGSGSVSTSRNSELRPKAFEDGTPKGYAGIF; encoded by the exons ATGTCCAACAACAAGATGAAAGGCCTTCTAAAAGGCCTAAGATACATTTCTCAAATATTTG ATAATGAAAAAGAACCTGAAATGGAGATTGGTTTTCCCACAGATGTGAAGCATGTTGCCCATATAGGATGGGATGGTCCATCAGTACATTCTCCTAGCTGG ATGAATGAATTTAAAGCACCACCAGGATTTTCATCAGCACCATTAAGTCATCCAGGAGACAAGAAAGAGGAAACTGGAATCCAATGGGTCTCCGAAG ATTCAACTAGAAGACCTGCACGGGCTCCAAATTCTCCGGCAAGGGACTTGCCAGAATTGCCTAGGTCGTCAAGACGCAGCGCATCATCAAGCAGTACTGCAACTGGATCCCCTAGCAgggaaaaaacagaaaaaacaaGACAATCAAGGAGGTCATCTAAAAGTTCCAAGGAATCAACTGATGCTACCAAACTGAACCGGCTACCCATCGATCCAGGCCTATCAAGTGTGTCAAGCTTAGAGAGTGTGTCACCTGCACACAGCCTTCCAGACGTCCCTAAAAAGATCAGGAGGAAGAAATCCAAAGACTCTGGTGGTGGTTCCACAAGATCATCAAGATTGAAACCCCCAGCTCCTGAGACATATCAATCTCCATTCTCGGATCCAGGACCTGGATCCGGATCAGTTTCCACATCAAGGAACAGTGAGCTTCGCCCAAAGGCTTTTGAAGATGGAACACCAAAAGGATATGCAGGAATCTtttga
- the LOC142621046 gene encoding uncharacterized protein LOC142621046, which yields MALFHSFSCFIVIIVVFLSTLMSLLVISHQQPLLDPAEQDGVYHVLDSINPTIPWRSLYPDDLCSSAPHGVVCDYFTDSDSDSETDTTVTVHVTQLSFGYVSDYTPNPPCSSNSTLNPLLFTSFSYLRKLFFYKCFNETKRVSLFSDVSPSFLSTLEELLFIDNPSFVAPLSGIFRNYTNLRRAVLTGNGVFGEIPDWVGDLVNLEELTLSRNQLNGGVPLNFPKKLKVLDLSHNHFDGYVPESLGNLTELLKLDLSFNGFYGKIPDGLSGLQGLEFLDLSFNRFGNFGVPLFLAEMPKLKEVYLSGNLLGGQIPEIWEKLGGILGIGLSNLGLVGNIPVSMGVHLRNLSYLGLDNNKLEGTVPVEFGLLKFVNEINLENNNLSGRVSFSEFKTGQKLKLEGNPELCGDEGYGGLNLKVCSNKPVTVIPNPGLFNVASSSSLQVVPHVFIIIFVGFFSFLFFFVGCLGWGGLC from the coding sequence ATGGCTCTGTTCCATTCATTTTCCTGTTTCATCGTCATCATCGTCGTCTTCCTCTCAACCCTTATGTCTCTTCTTGTCATTTCACACCAGCAACCATTGCTAGACCCAGCTGAGCAAGACGGTGTGTACCATGTCCTTGACTCCATCAACCCCACCATTCCTTGGCGCTCACTCTACCCCGATGACCTCTGCTCCTCCGCCCCACACGGCGTCGTTTGCGACTACTTCACCGATTCCGATTCCGATTCCGAAACCGATACAACAGTAACAGTCCACGTCACCCAGCTCAGTTTCGGATACGTTTCGGACTACACTCCAAACCCACCTTGCTCCTCAAACTCCACGCTCAACCCTCTCCTCTTCACCTCCTTCAGCTACCTCCGCAAGCTCTTCTTCTACAAATGCTTCAACGAAACGAAACGCGTTTCGCTCTTCTCCGACGTTTCGCCGAGTTTCTTGTCCACTCTCGAAGAGTTGCTGTTCATAGACAACCCATCTTTTGTTGCCCCTCTCAGTGGCATTTTCCGTAATTACACCAACCTGAGAAGGGCGGTTCTGACCGGGAACGGAGTCTTCGGAGAAATCCCAGATTGGGTTGGCGATTTGGTCAATCTTGAAGAACTCACACTTTCAAGAAACCAGCTTAATGGTGGGGTTCCCTTAAATTTTCCGAAGAAGCTCAAGGTTCTTGATTTGAGTCATAATCATTTTGACGGATATGTCCCTGAATCTTTGGGTAATCTCACTGAGCTTCTGAAGCTGGATTTGAGTTTCAATGGGTTTTATGGTAAAATCCCAGATGGCTTAAGTGGGTTACAGGGGTTGGAGTTTTTGGATTTGAGTTTTAACCGTTTTGGCAATTTTGGGGTTCCATTGTTTTTAGCGGAGATGCCAAAATTGAAGGAAGTGTATTTGAGTGGGAATTTACTAGGAGGGCAGATTCCAGAAATATGGGAAAAGctggggggtattttgggaaTAGGGTTGTCAAATCTGGGACTTGTTGGGAATATTCCAGTTTCAATGGGGGTGCATTTGAGAAACTTGAGCTACTTGGGTCTTGACAACAACAAGCTTGAAGGGACTGTGCCTGTGGAATTTGGGCTTTTGAAGTTTGTGAATGAAATCAATTTGGAGAACAACAATTTGAGTGGCAGAGTCTCATTTTCTGAATTCAAAACTGGTCAGAAGCTAAAGCTAGAGGGAAATCCAGAGCTTTGTGGCGATGAAGGATATGGTGGATTGAATTTGAAGGTGTGCAGCAACAAACCTGTTACAGTTATTCCTAACCCTGGTCTTTTCAATGTGGCTAGTAGTTCTTCATTGCAGGTTGTTCCTCatgtgtttataataatatttgttgggtttttcagttttttgtttttctttgttggatGCTTAGGTTGGGGGGGATTGtgttaa